The Euphorbia lathyris chromosome 8, ddEupLath1.1, whole genome shotgun sequence genome has a window encoding:
- the LOC136203961 gene encoding gamma-glutamyl peptidase 5-like — MEFKMNKVNGEQKRYALLLAARDSDYVKEVYGGYFNVFIAAFEEEGEIWDLFRVVDGEFPDMNQLHLYHGFVVSGSPFDAYGNDFWILKLCFLLQSLDAMHKKVLGICFGHQVLCRALGGKVGKSYTGWDVGLREVKLVKDLSTSNSFFLNNNMNLSEIIPSEASLSIIECHQDEVWEVPLGAKVIASSDKTCVEVFNIGDHILGIQGHPEYTKDILFNLIDRLLNNNSINFEVAQNAKFGLQSAEPDRKSWGSICKNFLKATIHV, encoded by the exons atggaGTTTAAGATGAACAAGGTTAATGGAGAACAGAAAAGATATGCTCTATTATTAGCAGCAAGAGATTCAGATTATGTGAAGGAAGTGTATGGAGGATATTTCAATGTATTTATTGCAGCTTTTGAGGAAGAAGGTGAAATATGGGATTTGTTTAGGGTTGTTGATGGAGAATTTCCAGATATGAATCAACTTCATCTCTACCATGGTTTTGTTGTTAGTGGTAGTCCTTTTGATGCTTATGGTAATGacttttggatcctcaaacttTGTTTCCTTTTGCAAAGTTTGGATGCCATGCACAAAAAAGTTCTTGGAATTTGCTTTGGCCATCAG GTATTGTGCAGAGCATTGGGAGGAAAGGTTGGAAAATCATATACAGGATGGGATGTTGGATTAAGGGAAGTGAAATTAGTGAAGGATTTGTCAACAAGTAATAGTTTCTTCCTAAACAATAATATGAATTTGAGTGAAATAAttccatcagaagcttcattatCAATAATAGAATGTCATCAAGATGAAGTTTGGGAAGTTCCATTAGGAGCTAAAGTAATTGCATCTTCAGACAAAACATGTGTTGAAGTGTTCAATATTGGAGACCATATTTTGGGGATTCAAGGACATCCTGAGTACACTAAAGACATCCTTTTTAACCTCATTGACCGTCTTCTCAACAACAATTCAATTAACTTTGAGGTTGCTCAAAATGCTAAGTTTGGACTCCAATCTGCTGAACCTGATAGAAAATCTTGGGGGAGTATTTGCAAGAACTTTCTAAAAGCTACAATACATGTTTAG